A stretch of Deltaproteobacteria bacterium GWA2_45_12 DNA encodes these proteins:
- a CDS encoding amidophosphoribosyltransferase, with the protein MCGIVGIYNHPEASKLAYLGLYALQHRGQESAGIVSNDGGHLIGHIAMGHVADIFTNKILDDLRGELAIGHVRYSTTGASILKNCQPFTINYARGALSVAHNGNIVNAAQIRHEFEAGGAIFQSTIDTEVILHLLAQSKKENIIDRLTEILPRLQGAYSLLFLTETRMVAVRDPHGFRPLVIGKKGDAYVVASETSALDLIEAQYIRSVDPGEIVLFEKGEMKSFKPLPNPAKRAHCIFEYIYFARPDSIVFDRNVYEIRKGFGAQLAKENPIEADMVVPIPDSGVPAAIGYSEVSKIPFEMALVRNHYIGRTFIEPEDSIRHFGVKIKLNAVRELMKGKRVVLIDDSIVRGTTSRKIVKMVRDAGAKEVHMRISSPPTTWPCYYGIDTPTRKELIAASKSVEEIRQFINADSLSYLSTEALYWFEKQKPREWFCDACFTGEYPEGAKFIQQAINFEV; encoded by the coding sequence ATGTGCGGTATCGTTGGCATTTATAATCACCCTGAAGCTTCCAAACTGGCCTATCTTGGCTTGTATGCACTTCAGCATCGAGGGCAGGAAAGTGCAGGTATCGTTTCTAACGATGGGGGGCATCTGATTGGGCATATTGCCATGGGACATGTGGCCGATATTTTTACCAATAAAATTTTGGATGATCTTCGTGGTGAGTTGGCCATCGGGCATGTGCGCTATTCAACAACGGGAGCTTCTATTCTCAAAAACTGCCAACCCTTTACCATTAATTATGCCCGTGGGGCGCTTTCGGTGGCGCATAATGGCAATATTGTTAATGCAGCCCAAATTCGTCACGAATTTGAAGCGGGTGGGGCCATTTTTCAATCAACCATCGATACCGAAGTCATCCTGCATCTTCTGGCACAATCAAAAAAGGAAAACATCATTGATCGTCTCACCGAAATCCTGCCGCGCTTGCAAGGGGCTTACTCTCTTTTGTTTTTGACTGAAACCCGTATGGTGGCCGTCAGAGACCCCCATGGTTTTAGGCCACTGGTTATTGGGAAAAAAGGGGATGCCTATGTTGTCGCCAGCGAAACCAGCGCGCTTGATCTGATTGAAGCCCAATACATCCGTTCGGTTGATCCGGGTGAAATTGTCCTGTTTGAAAAAGGAGAAATGAAATCCTTCAAACCTCTTCCAAATCCGGCAAAGAGAGCTCATTGCATTTTTGAATATATTTATTTTGCCCGCCCGGACAGCATTGTCTTTGATCGTAACGTCTATGAAATACGCAAAGGTTTTGGAGCCCAATTGGCCAAGGAAAATCCCATCGAAGCCGACATGGTTGTGCCCATTCCCGATTCCGGAGTCCCGGCCGCCATTGGCTATTCGGAGGTTTCAAAAATTCCTTTTGAAATGGCTTTGGTGCGTAATCACTATATCGGACGCACTTTCATTGAGCCGGAAGATTCCATCCGCCATTTTGGGGTCAAGATAAAATTAAACGCTGTCCGTGAATTGATGAAAGGTAAGCGCGTCGTGCTCATTGATGATTCCATTGTACGCGGAACCACCAGCCGAAAAATTGTCAAAATGGTTCGTGATGCGGGAGCCAAAGAAGTGCACATGCGCATTTCATCGCCCCCAACGACATGGCCGTGTTATTACGGCATTGACACTCCCACACGCAAAGAATTGATTGCGGCTTCCAAGTCCGTTGAAGAAATTCGACAGTTCATTAATGCGGATAGCCTGAGTTATCTTTCAACCGAAGCGCTTTACTGGTTTGAAAAACAAAAACCACGCGAGTGGTTTTGCGATGCGTGTTTTACGGGTGAATATCCCGAAGGAGCCAAATTTATTCAACAGGCCATTAATTTTGAAGTTTAG
- a CDS encoding hydroxymethylbilane synthase, which translates to MTKKTFKLGTRGSKLALWQSRYVSAQIRAQHPHIEIEELVIKTTGDKFLDSNLFELGGKGAFLKEIEEALLDCRVDFAVHSLKDVPAFLPEGLGLVAFLPREEASDVFLSFGENHFGQLKKGSVIGTSSLRRLIQLRQIRPDLQYKDLRGNIDTRLLKLQRGEYDGIVLAYAGLKRLGLQCPMMETLPTISAVGQGAIVVEARLDDPTTRNLVRTLNDFSTAEATMAERVFMSVLGADCRVPVGCHVKLKEEKAVYRCFVAHPLGNPFVKKEGEVDRGQLIKTLAGLADEMLKLGATEWMGKK; encoded by the coding sequence ATGACCAAAAAAACTTTCAAACTGGGAACTCGTGGTTCAAAGCTAGCCCTTTGGCAATCTCGTTATGTCAGTGCACAAATCAGAGCCCAACATCCTCATATAGAAATTGAAGAACTTGTCATAAAAACAACAGGAGACAAGTTTTTAGATTCCAATCTTTTTGAACTTGGCGGTAAAGGTGCTTTTCTCAAAGAAATTGAGGAGGCTTTACTTGATTGCCGTGTTGATTTTGCCGTTCATAGTTTAAAAGATGTTCCTGCTTTTTTACCCGAGGGACTTGGTCTTGTGGCATTTTTGCCACGAGAAGAAGCAAGCGATGTATTTTTATCGTTTGGTGAAAATCATTTTGGGCAACTTAAAAAAGGTTCAGTTATCGGCACTTCCAGTCTGCGCCGCTTAATCCAACTAAGACAGATACGCCCTGATCTTCAATATAAAGATTTAAGAGGGAATATTGATACTCGCTTGCTTAAACTGCAAAGAGGAGAATACGATGGAATTGTTCTGGCTTATGCCGGCTTGAAGCGGTTGGGCCTGCAATGTCCTATGATGGAAACACTTCCGACTATCTCAGCTGTGGGCCAAGGAGCCATTGTTGTAGAAGCACGCTTAGATGACCCAACCACTCGCAATCTTGTTAGGACTTTGAATGATTTTTCAACAGCTGAAGCTACCATGGCAGAACGGGTTTTTATGTCCGTTTTGGGAGCAGATTGTCGTGTGCCTGTGGGGTGTCATGTTAAATTAAAAGAAGAAAAAGCAGTTTATCGATGTTTTGTAGCTCATCCTTTGGGGAATCCGTTTGTAAAAAAAGAAGGGGAAGTGGATCGAGGTCAACTCATAAAAACTTTGGCAGGCTTGGCTGACGAGATGCTTAAATTAGGGGCTACAGAATGGATGGGGAAAAAATAA
- a CDS encoding DNA topoisomerase I (catalyzes the ATP-dependent breakage of single-stranded DNA followed by passage and rejoining, maintains net negative superhelicity), whose protein sequence is MSKINLVIVESPAKAKTIEKYLGKNFRVRASIGHIKDLPTKKLGVDIEHNFKPQYEVITGKKKVIDEIKKVAKESEIVYLAPDPDREGEAIAWHVSEVIEGIKSHPPIKRVLFNEITKNAVREAIEHPVELNRNMFEAQQARRILDRLVGYQISPLLWDKVRRGLSAGRVQSVAVRLVCEREEEIKAFKPEEYWSLEVRLEGSKKPEFVAHLAKKNGNKIEVKSGDEANKIVSYLKNQFFHLAQIQKKEQKRHPTAPFITSKLQQEASRKLGFTAKKTMMLAQRLYEGIELDEGPAGLITYMRTDSTRIAPTAIEEVRQYIVNAYGKNYLPEQPNVYKTKKTAQDAHEAIRPTSMQYTPDKVKKYLERDAFRLYELIWKRFVASQMVSAVLDQTVFIINGGDYQFRSSGSVIKFDGFISVYTEDKDDDGVSAKSGDEENEEGGLLPELKEGETLACHEFLPSQHFTQAPPRYTEASLVKILEEKGIGRPSTYASIISVIQEKKYAEKNDQKKFLPTSLGVIVNDLLVKNFPDVLDVTFTAKMEDELDSVEEGTMKWTDSLSDFYKTFSKTLAKAKVQMKDVKRQEIPTDIACDKCGSVMVIKFGRNGEFLACQSYPECKNTKEFKKTPEGKIEIVKQEVTNEICDKCSSPMIVKTGRYGKFLACSKYPQCKNAKPIPLGVNCPKCGKALTQKKSKRGRLFYGCTAYPNCDFATWDKPVNQTCPQCRHPYLFEKVTQSRGTELKCPNKECGYSKMVDG, encoded by the coding sequence ATGTCCAAAATAAACCTCGTCATTGTTGAATCGCCGGCCAAGGCCAAAACCATTGAAAAATATTTGGGAAAGAATTTTCGTGTAAGGGCTTCCATTGGGCATATCAAGGACCTTCCGACCAAAAAACTGGGGGTCGACATCGAACACAACTTCAAACCACAATACGAAGTTATTACCGGAAAAAAGAAAGTTATTGATGAAATAAAAAAGGTGGCCAAGGAATCCGAAATTGTCTACCTGGCTCCTGACCCTGATCGTGAAGGAGAGGCTATCGCCTGGCACGTTTCAGAAGTGATCGAGGGAATCAAATCACACCCTCCCATTAAACGTGTTCTTTTCAATGAAATCACCAAAAACGCCGTACGTGAGGCTATTGAACACCCTGTGGAACTTAACCGCAACATGTTTGAAGCCCAACAGGCCCGCCGCATTTTGGATCGGCTTGTCGGTTACCAAATTTCACCTCTTTTGTGGGACAAAGTCCGTCGGGGTTTATCTGCCGGTCGTGTGCAGTCAGTTGCTGTACGTCTTGTTTGTGAGCGCGAGGAAGAAATAAAAGCCTTCAAACCGGAAGAATATTGGAGTCTTGAAGTACGCCTTGAAGGAAGTAAAAAGCCGGAATTTGTGGCCCACTTGGCAAAAAAAAATGGGAACAAGATAGAAGTTAAATCAGGAGACGAGGCCAATAAAATTGTTTCTTACCTCAAAAATCAATTTTTTCACTTAGCCCAAATTCAAAAAAAGGAGCAAAAAAGGCACCCCACGGCTCCTTTTATCACTTCCAAACTTCAGCAGGAAGCTTCACGTAAATTGGGGTTTACCGCCAAAAAAACCATGATGCTTGCCCAGCGCCTTTATGAAGGCATTGAGTTAGATGAAGGCCCTGCAGGGCTTATTACGTACATGCGTACGGATTCCACGCGTATTGCGCCCACAGCCATTGAAGAAGTGCGCCAGTATATTGTGAATGCCTATGGGAAAAATTATCTGCCGGAGCAACCCAATGTTTACAAGACAAAAAAGACCGCCCAAGATGCCCACGAAGCCATTCGTCCCACCTCGATGCAATATACTCCCGATAAGGTGAAAAAATATCTCGAACGGGATGCCTTCAGGCTTTATGAACTTATATGGAAACGCTTTGTGGCCTCCCAGATGGTCAGCGCCGTTTTGGATCAGACCGTATTTATTATTAATGGCGGTGATTATCAATTCAGATCCAGTGGTTCTGTTATTAAGTTTGATGGATTTATTTCGGTTTATACCGAAGACAAAGATGATGATGGAGTATCTGCCAAATCGGGCGACGAGGAAAATGAAGAGGGAGGGCTTCTTCCCGAACTCAAAGAAGGCGAAACGCTTGCATGCCATGAATTTCTTCCCTCACAACACTTTACGCAAGCTCCCCCCCGTTACACAGAAGCTTCCCTGGTAAAAATTTTGGAAGAGAAGGGGATTGGGCGGCCTTCAACCTATGCCTCCATTATTTCGGTCATCCAGGAAAAGAAATATGCCGAAAAAAATGACCAGAAAAAATTCCTTCCCACCTCGCTTGGCGTTATTGTCAATGATCTCCTTGTCAAAAATTTCCCGGATGTGCTCGATGTTACTTTTACGGCCAAGATGGAAGATGAACTAGATAGTGTTGAAGAAGGCACCATGAAATGGACCGATAGTCTGAGTGATTTTTATAAAACTTTTTCAAAAACTTTGGCCAAGGCCAAAGTCCAGATGAAGGATGTAAAAAGACAGGAAATCCCGACCGACATTGCCTGTGATAAATGTGGTTCTGTCATGGTGATAAAATTTGGACGGAATGGGGAATTCCTGGCTTGCCAGTCTTACCCTGAATGCAAAAACACCAAGGAATTCAAAAAAACGCCCGAAGGCAAAATAGAAATAGTAAAACAGGAAGTCACCAATGAGATCTGTGACAAATGCTCTTCCCCCATGATTGTAAAAACGGGGCGTTACGGAAAATTCTTGGCCTGTTCCAAATATCCCCAATGTAAAAATGCCAAACCCATTCCTTTGGGGGTTAATTGCCCCAAATGCGGTAAGGCACTCACGCAGAAAAAATCAAAAAGGGGCCGCCTTTTCTATGGCTGCACCGCTTATCCCAATTGTGATTTCGCCACCTGGGACAAGCCCGTCAACCAGACCTGCCCCCAATGCCGGCATCCCTATCTCTTTGAAAAAGTCACTCAAAGCAGGGGGACAGAGCTTAAATGCCCGAATAAGGAATGTGGTTATTCAAAAATGGTTGATGGATGA